The following proteins are encoded in a genomic region of Takifugu flavidus isolate HTHZ2018 chromosome 3, ASM371156v2, whole genome shotgun sequence:
- the LOC130522850 gene encoding aurora kinase B-like codes for MQNKENYDPKSHTRTFTAPMTLGGPQRVQVKPRAEMDRSAITGPGRECVPSSSTSSTRKLTIDDFDIGRPLGKGKFGNVYLARIKKLEAIVALKVLFKSQMEKEGVEHQLRREIEIQSHLKHPNILRFYNYFHDRKRVFLVLEYAPRGEMYKELQRCGRFDDQRTATYMEEISDALLYCHERKVIHRDIKPENLLLGYRGELKIADFGWSVHAPSLRRRTMCGTLDYLPPEMIEGHTHSEKVDLWCIGVLCYECLVGNPPFETTSHSETYKRITKVDLKFPKAVSDGARDLISKLLRHNPIDRLTLQNVIDHPWVRSNSRRVLPPTCPAKKS; via the exons ATGCAG AACAAGGAAAACTATGACCCAAAAAGTCACACACGAACG TTCACAGCCCCTATGACGCTGGGTGGACCTCAACGTGTTCAGGTGAAGCCACGAGCAGAAATGGATAGAAGTGCCATCACAG GCCCTGGGAGGGAGTGTGTTCCCTCATCCTCCACCTCATCCACAAG GAAACTCACAATTGATGACTTTGACATTGGTCGACCGTTAGGAAAGGGCAAGTTTGGAAACGTCTACCTTGCTAGAATTAAGAAGCTGGAAGCTATTGTGGCTCTGAAGGTGCTATTTAAGTCCCAGATGGAAAAGGAGGGTGTGGAACATCAGCTCAGAAGGGAAATTGAAATTCAGTCACATCTCAA GCATCCCAATATCTTGCGCTTCTACAATTATTTCCATGATCGAAAAAGGGTGTTCTTGGTGCTGGAGTATGCACCACGTGGTGAAATGTACAAGGAGCTGCAGAGATGTGGGAGATTTGATGACCAGCGCACAGCCACG TACATGGAGGAGATATCCGATGCACTGCTCTATTGCCACGAGAGAAAAGTGATTCATCGTGATATAAAGCCAGAGAATCTCCTCCTTGGGTACCGTGGAGAGTTGAAAATTGCCGATTTTGGTTGGTCTGTCCATGCGCCTTCTCTTAG ACGCCGTACAATGTGTGGGACACTGGACTACCTCCCTCCAGAGATGATTGAGGGCCACACTCACAGTGAGAAGGTGGATTTGTGGTGCATCGGGGTCCTCTGTTATGAGTGTTTAGTTGGAAATCCACCATTTGAAACTACAAGTCATTCAGAAACCTACAAAAGAATCACAAAG GTTGATTTGAAGTTCCCTAAAGCTGTCTCCGATGGCGCACGGGACCTGATCTCAAAGCTGCTCCGTCACAATCCAATTGATCGTCTCACACTGCAGAATGTTATTGATCATCCTTGGGTGCGCTCCAACTCCCGCCGAGTCCTGCCCCCCACCTGCCCAGCCAAGAAATCCTGA